TTGCTCTTTCCACTCCCAAACTCGTTCTAAAAATTTTTCTCGACCTAACTCTTCTTTTGTTTTTCCTTCGGCAAGAAGCTGTTTTTCCACTACATTTTGTGTAGCAATTCCTGCATGGTCTGTCCCTGGTTGCCAAAGAGTTCGAAATCCGTCCATTCTTTTATATCTGACTGCAATATCTTGAAGTGTAAAAGTTAATGAATGTCCAATATGCAAACTTCCCGTTACATTTGGCGGAGGCATCATAATTGTAAATGTTTCACCATTTTGAATTGACTTGTTTCCGTCTAACTCAAAATAGCCTCTCTCTTCCCAAATTTTGTAAAATTTTTCTTCTATCTCTTTTGGTTCGTAAGCCATAGTTTCCCCAATTTTTCGTGAATTTTATCTAAACTTGACATATGTATTTAAATATACATATAATTCTAACAATAAAATAAGTATATAAAGAAAAGCAATGTTAGAACTTGGTGTGGCAGATGCCCAAAAATCTTTTTTAAAGATTTTAAATCAATCAACGGTGATAATTGACAAAAAGAGTCATATTAAAAAAGCGGTAGTGCTTCCTTATGACGAATACCAGAAATTACTGAAAAAAAGCATGAGGGAGATTGTTTTTGAAGAAGATGATGAAATTAACCAATTTGTTGGAATGATTTCAAAAGACTTCAAAACAGATGACATTCGATACAACAGAATCATAAAAGATACAGAATGAAGCTTTTTTTAGATACAAATATTTTATTGGATTTAATTCAAAATAGAAAAGAAGTCCAAAATGCAAAAGCGATTATAAATGCTGTAAAAAAAGGTTTCTTTGAGGGAAGCACAGCACTTATTACTTTAACAAATATCGACTATATTGTAAAAAAGCAAAATATAGATTCATTGAAATTTATTGAATTTATAAACTCAAATTTCAAGATTCTTGATGGTTCAAATGAAGAAGTTTTCAAAGCATTAAAAATAGAAAATAGAGACTTTGAAGATAATATTCAAATTGCAATTGCAAAAAAATATAAATGTGAAGTAATAATTACAAATGATAAAAAATTTCCCAAAAACCAAGGAATAGAAGTTTTAAATTCTGAAGAGTTTATAGAAAAATACATCCTTTAAAATAGATTTGTCGGAAAAGATTCCGACATAAAATTTA
This genomic stretch from Thiovulum sp. ES harbors:
- a CDS encoding putative nucleic acid-binding protein, contains PIN domain (PFAM: PIN domain); protein product: MKLFLDTNILLDLIQNRKEVQNAKAIINAVKKGFFEGSTALITLTNIDYIVKKQNIDSLKFIEFINSNFKILDGSNEEVFKALKIENRDFEDNIQIAIAKKYKCEVIITNDKKFPKNQGIEVLNSEEFIEKYIL